One window of Chloroflexota bacterium genomic DNA carries:
- a CDS encoding thioredoxin-dependent thiol peroxidase, which yields MALKEGDKAPDFSLPASSGGTISLKGLAGKKVVLYFYPKDNTSGCTTEACSFRDADAKLKKAGAVVLGVSADSIASHQKFAGKYSLPFALLSDEGSKVATVYEAWGEKSLYGRKYMGMFRKTFLIDEKGKLTKIWPKVKPEGHAEEVLAAIKG from the coding sequence ATGGCCCTCAAAGAAGGAGACAAGGCTCCCGACTTCTCTTTGCCCGCTTCAAGCGGTGGGACGATTTCCCTGAAGGGTTTGGCGGGGAAAAAGGTGGTTCTCTACTTCTACCCCAAGGACAACACTTCGGGTTGCACCACTGAGGCGTGCAGCTTCCGGGATGCCGATGCGAAGCTGAAGAAGGCGGGCGCCGTTGTGTTGGGCGTCAGCGCCGATAGCATCGCCTCACACCAGAAGTTTGCAGGCAAGTATTCCCTGCCCTTCGCGCTTCTTTCAGACGAAGGGTCGAAGGTGGCAACTGTGTATGAGGCGTGGGGAGAGAAGAGTCTCTACGGCAGGAAGTACATGGGGATGTTCCGCAAGACCTTCCTGATTGACGAGAAGGGGAAGCTCACCAAGATCTGGCCGAAGGTGAAGCCTGAAGGCCACGCTGAAGAGGTCTTGGCGGCAATCAAAGGCTAA